In one window of Bdellovibrio bacteriovorus W DNA:
- a CDS encoding cpaF protein (COG4962 Flp pilus assembly protein, ATPase CpaF) encodes MSDASSVFKQTIQQNLGPVLKYLDDGGVSEILVNGPKEIFVERKGKLERVPETFPSEDDLRAAVNSIAQSVGRRIDDESPRLDARLPDGSRIAAVIPPMSRKGTTLSIRKFTNNQITFAEYIKLGAITEDGARFLDICMFLGKNMIVSGGTGSGKTTLLSLLCTRIPKGQRVMVIEDSSELQVDYEHVVMFETRQADQGGKGEVSIKDLLKSALRLRPDRIIVGEVRSSEALELLNAMNTGHKGCMGTVHANTPEDAIVRLEALAQGGDSKISEKALRSQVVSAIEIIIQVSRFSDGSRRISHISEVRGFNEDGSYNVIPIFEMSRLTRRPDGKLEGQLQSTGNVPSFMDEIIDNKLPFPKSKFAKVA; translated from the coding sequence ATGTCAGACGCATCAAGTGTTTTTAAACAAACCATCCAGCAGAATCTAGGTCCCGTTTTAAAATACCTAGACGATGGCGGTGTGTCTGAAATTCTCGTCAATGGCCCCAAAGAAATCTTCGTCGAAAGAAAAGGGAAACTCGAAAGAGTTCCCGAAACGTTTCCGTCTGAAGATGATCTTAGAGCGGCTGTGAATTCGATTGCTCAATCTGTTGGTCGTCGTATTGATGACGAGTCGCCAAGGCTCGATGCACGCTTGCCAGATGGTTCGCGTATTGCCGCCGTTATTCCTCCTATGTCACGCAAAGGCACAACTCTTTCGATTCGTAAGTTTACAAATAATCAGATTACATTTGCCGAATACATCAAGCTCGGCGCAATTACAGAAGATGGCGCCAGGTTCTTAGATATTTGTATGTTTCTCGGTAAAAACATGATCGTCAGTGGTGGTACAGGTTCTGGTAAGACCACTTTGTTGTCATTGCTTTGCACACGTATTCCTAAAGGTCAGCGTGTGATGGTGATTGAAGACTCTTCAGAGCTTCAAGTGGACTACGAACATGTCGTGATGTTTGAAACTCGCCAAGCCGATCAAGGTGGTAAAGGCGAGGTCTCTATCAAGGACCTACTCAAGAGTGCTCTTCGTTTGCGTCCAGATCGTATTATTGTCGGGGAAGTGCGTTCTTCAGAGGCGTTAGAGTTGCTCAACGCCATGAACACAGGCCACAAAGGCTGTATGGGAACAGTCCACGCGAACACTCCCGAAGATGCGATTGTCCGCTTGGAAGCCTTAGCACAAGGTGGAGATTCTAAAATCAGTGAGAAAGCTCTTCGTTCTCAGGTTGTCTCCGCGATTGAGATAATTATTCAGGTTTCAAGGTTCTCAGATGGATCCAGACGTATCTCTCATATTAGTGAAGTGCGCGGATTCAATGAGGATGGCTCTTACAACGTGATTCCTATCTTTGAAATGTCTCGTTTAACACGTCGTCCCGACGGGAAATTAGAAGGGCAGTTGCAGTCCACAGGCAACGTCCCATCCTTTATGGATGAGATTATTGATAACAAACTTCCATTTCCGAAATCTAAGTTCGCTAAAGTCGCTTGA
- a CDS encoding phosphopyruvate hydratase (COG0148 Enolase), with protein sequence MSEIMGVISREILDSRGNPTVEVEVTTAAGNMGRAAVPSGASTGAHEACELRDDDKKRFLGKGVYKAVDNVREKIAPEILGLQVTDQVYIDKILREIDGTDNKSNLGANAILGVSLAVAKAAALDSGLPLYRYVGGSQACRLPVPLMNVLNGGMHADNGLDIQEFMIVPTVNNSYAESLRAGTEIFHTLKKILNKKGLSTGVGDEGGFAPKLSSNQEALDLLMNAIVDAGYDPGQNVFLALDVAATEMFADGKYQWQGSKIAPEELLGIYKSWSEKYPLISIEDGFSEDDWDSWVKATSVLGSTVQLVGDDLFVTNPKRLRMGLEKRAANALLVKVNQIGTLTETFEAVNLAQRNKYKTVMSHRSGETEDVTIADLSVALNCQQIKTGSLCRGERTAKYNQLLRIEEDLGGMGVYWDKAAFR encoded by the coding sequence ATGTCTGAAATTATGGGTGTTATCTCCAGAGAGATTTTAGATAGCCGCGGAAATCCAACAGTTGAGGTTGAAGTAACAACAGCAGCGGGAAATATGGGACGAGCAGCTGTGCCATCAGGTGCATCAACAGGTGCCCATGAAGCTTGTGAACTTCGTGACGATGATAAAAAGCGCTTCCTTGGAAAAGGTGTTTATAAAGCTGTTGATAACGTTCGTGAGAAAATCGCTCCAGAAATTTTAGGCCTACAAGTTACGGATCAAGTTTACATTGATAAAATTCTGCGCGAAATCGACGGCACTGATAATAAATCAAACCTTGGTGCTAACGCGATTCTCGGAGTTTCACTTGCGGTAGCAAAAGCGGCCGCTCTTGATTCTGGCCTTCCTCTTTATCGCTATGTTGGCGGTTCTCAAGCTTGCCGTCTTCCAGTTCCATTGATGAACGTTCTCAACGGTGGAATGCACGCTGACAACGGTTTGGACATTCAAGAGTTCATGATTGTGCCAACTGTTAACAACTCTTATGCAGAGTCATTAAGAGCCGGCACTGAAATCTTCCACACTCTTAAAAAGATTTTGAACAAAAAAGGTCTTTCTACTGGTGTGGGCGATGAAGGTGGCTTTGCTCCGAAACTTAGCTCTAACCAAGAAGCTCTTGATCTTTTGATGAATGCGATTGTTGATGCTGGTTATGATCCAGGTCAAAACGTATTCTTAGCTTTGGACGTTGCTGCTACTGAGATGTTTGCTGACGGTAAATACCAATGGCAAGGATCTAAAATTGCGCCTGAAGAATTGTTGGGCATCTACAAATCTTGGAGTGAGAAATATCCATTAATCTCTATTGAAGATGGTTTCTCTGAAGATGATTGGGATTCATGGGTAAAAGCAACTTCTGTTCTTGGTTCTACTGTTCAGCTAGTCGGTGACGATTTGTTTGTAACAAATCCAAAACGCCTGCGCATGGGCTTAGAAAAAAGAGCAGCCAATGCACTTTTGGTTAAAGTAAATCAGATCGGAACTCTGACTGAAACTTTTGAAGCTGTGAATCTAGCTCAGCGTAATAAATATAAAACCGTAATGTCTCATCGTTCAGGTGAAACTGAAGACGTAACGATCGCAGATCTATCCGTTGCTCTTAACTGCCAACAAATCAAAACTGGAAGCTTATGCCGCGGCGAACGCACGGCGAAGTACAACCAGCTTCTTCGTATTGAAGAGGATTTGGGGGGGATGGGAGTATACTGGGACAAAGCAGCCTTCCGCTAA
- a CDS encoding hypothetical protein (COG0281 Malic enzyme): protein MWFMQLASFIRNFLNQPSKVALTCLALFTVSIVLNGNIFRLWNLHRDMDRITAEIEQTHENIASLNLQLTQAKDPAYIERQARDRLDLAGEHDLVFVFSDE, encoded by the coding sequence ATGTGGTTCATGCAGCTTGCGAGTTTCATCCGTAATTTTCTAAATCAACCTTCTAAAGTAGCGCTCACTTGTTTGGCGCTCTTCACGGTTTCTATCGTGTTGAATGGGAATATTTTCCGTCTTTGGAATCTTCATCGCGATATGGACCGCATCACTGCCGAAATTGAGCAGACCCATGAAAATATTGCGTCCCTCAACTTGCAGCTCACTCAAGCTAAAGATCCAGCCTATATTGAGCGTCAGGCTCGCGACAGGTTGGATTTGGCAGGCGAGCACGACCTTGTTTTCGTATTCTCCGACGAATGA
- a CDS encoding hypothetical protein (COG1396 Predicted transcriptional regulators), translating into MTENNTLVWDQKAVRLLRLRLGWSRAEMAHKLACSAADIEKFESGLLDIDFKLRSELEILNNQAEANSEEIMARPAAENSLVQNALSQIDFSRIKAELE; encoded by the coding sequence ATGACAGAGAACAATACACTTGTTTGGGATCAAAAGGCTGTTCGCCTCCTTCGTCTGCGCCTTGGCTGGAGCCGCGCAGAGATGGCACATAAACTTGCCTGTTCAGCGGCTGATATCGAAAAATTCGAATCCGGCTTGTTGGATATCGACTTCAAATTGCGAAGTGAATTAGAGATTCTGAATAATCAAGCAGAGGCCAATTCTGAAGAGATCATGGCGCGTCCTGCAGCAGAGAACTCATTAGTTCAAAACGCTCTTTCGCAAATTGATTTTTCACGCATTAAGGCAGAGCTAGAATAA